The following are encoded together in the Mycteria americana isolate JAX WOST 10 ecotype Jacksonville Zoo and Gardens unplaced genomic scaffold, USCA_MyAme_1.0 Scaffold_91, whole genome shotgun sequence genome:
- the LOC142404212 gene encoding uncharacterized protein LOC142404212: MVVEYASVGDVEMGTEVTEMGTEVMVIGCVRTGDTEVGVGDMEMVTEVMVIGDVEVGVGDMEMVAEVMVVGCMRTGDTEVGVGDMEMGTEVMVVGDVEVGVGDMEMVAEVMVVGCMRTGDTEVGVGDMDMVAEVMVIGCVIVGDTEVDVGDIELVAEVMVGGCVIVGDMEVDVGDLEVVIEVMVVGYVGVGDMEVDVGDIELVAEVMVGGCVSVGDLEVDVGDIELVAEVMVGGCVIVGDTEVDVGDLEVVTEVMVVGYMGVGDTEVGVGDIELVAEVMVGGCVIVGDVEVDVGDAEVVVEVMVGGCVIVGDTEVGVGDMELVAEVMVGGCMRTGDTEVDVGDIELVAEVTVSGCVSVGDIELVAKVMVGGYVGVGDTEGGGCWGHRGGRWGHGGGR; the protein is encoded by the exons ATGGTCGTTGAGTATGCGAGTGTTGGAGATGTGGAGATGGGCACTGAGGTCACGGAGATGGGCACTGAGGTCATGGTCATTGGCTGTGTGAGGACCGGGGACACGGAGGTGGGCGTTGGAGACATGGAGATGGTCACTGAGGTCATGGTTATTGGGGACGTGGAGGTGGGcgttggggacatggagatggtCGCTGAGGTCATGGTCGTTGGCTGTATGAGGACTGGGGACACGGAGGTGGGcgttggggacatggagatgggCACTGAGGTCATGGTCGTTGGGGACGTGGAGGTGGGcgttggggacatggagatggtCGCTGAGGTCATGGTCGTTGGCTGTATGAGGACTGGGGACACGGAGGTGGGCGTTGGGGACATGGATATGGTCGCTGAGGTCATGGTCATTGGCTGTGTGATTGTTGGGGACACAGAGGTGGACGTTGGGGACATTGAGTTGGTTGCTGAGGTCATGGTCGGTGGCTGTGTGATTGTTGGGGACATGGAGGTGGATGTTGGGGACCTGGAGGTGGTCATTGAGGTCATGGTCGTTGGCTACGTGGGCGTTGGGGACATGGAG GTGGACGTTGGGGACATCGAGTTGGTCGCTGAGGTCATGGTCGGTGGCTGTGTGAGCGTTGGGGACCTGGAGGTGGATGTTGGGGACATTGAGTTGGTTGCTGAGGTCATGGTTGGTGGCTGTGTGATTGTTGGGGACACGGAGGTGGACGTTGGGGACCTGGAGGTGGTCACTGAGGTCATGGTCGTTGGCTACATGGGCGTTGGGGACACGGAGGTGGGCGTTGGGGACATCGAGTTGGTCGCTGAGGTCATGGTCGGTGGCTGTGTGATTGTTGGGGACGTGGAGGTGGACGTTGGAGACGCGGAGGTGGTCGTTGAGGTCATGGTCGGTGGCTGTGTGATTGTTGGGGACACGGAGGTGGGCGTTGGGGACATGGAGTTGGTCGCTGAGGTCATGGTCGGTGGCTGTATGAGGACCGGGGACACGGAGGTGGACGTTGGGGACATCGAGTTGGTCGCTGAGGTCACGGTCAGTGGTTGTGTGAGCGTTGGGGACATCGAGTTGGTCGCTAAGGTCATGGTCGGTGGCTACGTGGGCGTTGGGGACACGGAG